The Amycolatopsis endophytica genome includes the window ATGAGGTCCTCCAGCGGCTCGGTCTTCGCCTCGTCGGGCACCGTCCGCCGCAGCGCGTCATACGTATCGGCCAGGTAGCGCAGCACCAAGCCTTCCGACCGGGCCAGCGAATAGAAGTTCACGTACTCGACGAAGTTCATCGCACGCTCGTACATGTCCCGCACGACCGACTTCGGTTTCAGCTCGTAGTCGTCGACCCACGGGTGCCCCTGCCGGTAGGTCGAGTACGCCGCCTCCAGCAACTCCTCCAGCGGCTTGGGGTAGGTGACATCGTCGAGCAGCGCCATCCGCTCCTCGTACTCGACACCCTCCGCCTTCAACGCCGCGACCGCTTCGCCGCGCGCCTTGAACTGCTGCTGCGACAGCACCGGCCGCGGGTTCTCCACAGTGGACTCGATCACCGAGACCACGTCGAGCGCGTACGTCGGCGACTCCGTGTCCAGCAGCTCGATCGCAGCCAGCGCGAACGGCGACAGCGGCTGGTTGAGCGCGAAGTCCAGCTGCAGGTCCATGGTCAGCCGCACGATCCGGCCCGTGGAGTCCGGTTCGGACAGCCGCTCGACCACTCCCGCGGCCACCAGCGCGCGGTAGATCGCGATGGCACGGCGGATGTGCCTGCGCTGCGCCGGCCGGTCCTCATGGTTGTCCTCCAGCAGGTGCCGCATGTGGTCGAACGCGTTGCCCGGCCTGGAGATCACGTTGAGCAGCATCGCGTGGCTGACCGTGAAGCTGGACGTCAGCGGCTCGGGCGCCGAGGAGATCAGCCGCTCGAACGTGCTCTCGGTCCAGTTGACGAATCCCTCGGGCGCGTTCTTGCGGACGATCTTGCGCTTCTTCTTCGGGTCGTCGCCCGCCTTCTGCAGCGCCTTGGCGTTCTCGATGACGTGGTCCGGCGCCTGCACGACGACGTACCCGTCGGTGTCGTACCCGGCGCGGCCCGCGCGGCCGGCGATCTGGTGGAACTCGCGTGCCTTCAGGTGCCGCTGGCGCACCCCGTCGTACTTGGTCAGCGCCGAGAACACCACCGTGCGGATGGGCACGTTGATGCCGACGCCGAGCGTGTCGGTCCCGCAGATCACCTTGAGCAGACCGGCCTGCGCGAGCTGTTCGACCAGACGGCGGTACTTGGGCAGCATGCCCGCGTGGTGCACGCCGATGCCGTGCCGCACCAGCCGCGACAGGGTCTTGCCGAAGCCGGCGGAGAACCGGAAGTCGCCGATCGCCTCGGCGAGCGCGTCCTTCTCGGCGCGTGTGGTGACGTTGATGCTCATCAGCGCCTGCGCCCGTTCGATGGCCGCCGCCTGCGAGAAGTGCACGACGTACACCGGGGCCTGTCCGCCGTGCAGCAGCTCCGTCATCGTCTCGTGCAGCGGCGTCAGCGCGTACCGGTAGGTCAGCGGGACCGGGCGCTGTGCGGAGGTGACGACCGCGGTGGCCCGGCCGGTTCGGCGGGTCAGGTCCTTCTCGAAGAACGTGACGTCACCGAGCGTAGCCGACATCAGCACGAACTGTGCGCCCGTCAGCTCCAGCAGCGGCACCTGCCACGCCCAGCCGCGATCCGGCTCGCTGTAGAAGTGGAACTCGTCCGCCACGACCTGGCCGACGGGGGCGTCGGCACCGAACCGCAACGCGATGTTCGCCAGGATTTCCGCCGTACAGCAGATGATCGGCGCGTCCGGGTTGACCGCGGAGTCGCCGGTCATCATCCCGACGTTGTCGGCACCGAAGATTTCGATGAGCTGGAAGAACTTCTCCGAGACCAGCGCCTTGATCGGCGCGGTGTAGTAGGACCGCTTCCCCTGTGACATCGCGGTGAAATGCGCACCGACGGCCACCAGGCTCTTCCCCGAGCCCGTCGGGGTGGACAAGATCACGTTCGCGCCGGAGACGACCTCGATCAGCGCCTCTTCCTGCGCCGGGTACAGCTCGAGCCCGCGTTCGGCCGTCCAGGCCGAAAACGTCTCGAACAGCGCGTCGGGGTCGGATTCCGCAGGCAGGAGTTCTGTGAGGGTCATTGTGGGTACCATCGTGCCACCCGCGGCCGGAGAGCAGATGGGGCCCATCGCGGGCGGTCCCGTCAAGCCGTAGGCTTCCCGCACACAGGTGTAATCCGGAGGGCTGGCATGGCACAGGACATCGTCCCGATCGAACTCGGGCTGCCGCAGGGGGACCTGGTGACCCTCTGGGCCCCGCGCTGGCGGGAGGACGGTGAGGAGTGGGAGGCGTTCCTCGGCGACGAGGAAGATCTGTACGCCTTCCCCGACGCCGCGCACCTGGCCGCGTTCGTCCGGACCGCCGAGCAGCACGACCTGATCGACCACCCGGCGTGGAACGCGGTTCCGGCGCTGAACGTGCCGGAGCTGATCCCGGACGACGACCACTCCTACGACCTGGTCGGCGTGCCCGAGCTGGTGGCCGAGGACCCGGATTCGTGGACGATCAGCGAGCTGGCCGAGATCGTCGGCATCGTGCGCTCGCTGGCCGACGTCTGCGAGCTGGAGGAGGTCCACGAGGTACTGGACGCCACCGAGGGCTTCTCGCTGCTGGAGCAGGGCCGCCTGCCGTTCACCGGCCGCGAGGGCGAGCGGCTGTGGAACGACCTGTCCGAGGCGGTGTCGGAGAAGTGGGACACCGTGCTGGACGCGATCGACGGCCTGGTGACGGTGCCCGGTGTGGACGCCGCGGTGCTCGACCAGACCGCCGAGGAGCTGGCCACGTTCCTGGAGGAGTCCGCCGAGGCGGAGGTCGAGTCCGAGAAGGACGACGACCTCGACCCGGTCGAGGGCGCGGACACCGATGAGGACGACGAGGAAGAGGACGTCCCGGTCGGGTTCTGGGGTGAGGTCGGCATCGACCCGATCAAGATCATCACCGCCGACCGCGAGCACTACACGCTGCGCTGCTACCTCGACGACGAGCCGGTCTTCCTCGGCAGCGACGGCAAGATCGACGTGTTCAAGTCGGAGAAAGCCCTCGCGCGGGCACTGGCCGACGCCGGGGCCTTCGCCGACTCCGACCTGGCCGAAGTGTCCACTTGGGACGAGGTCCTGTCGAAGGCGACCGCGGGCGAGCTGGAGATCGAGGTCGACACCGAGAACACCTACGTGCTCACCGGCCTGGACGAGGACCTGGCCGAGGGCCCGGACGCGATCGACCCGACGCAGCTGGACCTGGCGGTCGAACTGATCACCGACGCGGCGGACTGGGCCGGCGACGACACGGTGGCCACCGCACTGTCCACTTCGGAGAGCCTCGGCTGGCTGGTGTCGTTCGTGCTCAAGCCGGACCCCGGCCGTCTGGCGCCGAGCGCCCCGTTCGACACCGAGCAGAGCGAGTGGCGCAAGCTGGTGGAGGCGTTCGAGAACCGGTTGCGGACCCACTGAGTCCCCACGAGCGCGCCGCGGTCCCGTCGAGGGCCGCGGCGCGCTTTTTCGTTCGCGTCAGCGGCTCTCGGCTCGGACGGGCGTGAGGCCGATCGCCAGCACCGGGAACACCGCCGCCACGCAGAAGGCCAGCGCGTACCGCGAATCGCCGATCACCAGCCCCAGCAACGGCGGCGTGAGCGACGACGCGACGTTCTGCGCCGTGTTCTGCGCGCCCATCGCGCGCCCGGCCCAGTCGATCCCGGCCAGCTCCGCCGACGCGGTGAAACCGAGCCCGTTGTCGGCCACCGTGATCACCGCCGCCAGCGCCAGCGCCAGCAGCACCACCCACGTCCAGCTCGCGTCGCCCGCGGCGACCAGCAGCATGACGGCCGCGCTGGCCACCGCCAGCTGCCGCATCGGGCGGAGCCTGCTGCCCACCCGGTCCGACCACCACCCGGACACCAGTCGCCCGGTCGCGCCCAGCACCTGGACCGCGGCCAGGAACCAGCCCGCCGCCAGCGCGCTCCACCCGTGCGACGACACCAGGTACACCGGCGCGAACGCCGACACCGCGAACTGCGGGACCACCAGCAACGCGCTGGCACCGTGCAGCCGCCACAGCGTCGGCGTCCGGTACGGCGAGGCCGGCTTGGGCGCGCCCGCCTGCTTCGCGGGCCGCGGCGGGTCGATCACCAGCCACGCCACCAGCACGGCGACGACCATCCCGAAGACCGCGGGGAACAGCACCGCGGCGTGGAAACCCCAGTGCTGCGCCAGCGGCGGCAGGGCCAGCGCGGCGACCCCGACGCCGAGCGGCTGCGCGGTCTGCCGGATGCCCATCGCCGTGCCGCGCTCCGCGGGCCCGAACCAGCCCATCACCGCCCGGCCGCTGGCCGCGTTCACCGACGCCGTCAGCGCCCCGGCGAGCAGGAACAACGCGAACAGCGGGCCGGTCGACGGCTGGACGAGCCCGGTGACCAGCAACAGCACCGACGACGAACCCAGCCCGAGCGCCATCACGACCCGCTCGCCGAAGCGGTCGGCCGCCGCACCCCACGCGATCAGCGTGAACAGCAGGCCGATGCTGGGCGCGGCGACGATCGTGCCCGCCTGGGCCAGCGTCAGGCCGCCCGACCGCATCTCCGGCACCAGGAACGGGATGCCGTAGAGGAACGTGCAGCTGGCGGTCTGCGCGGCGAGGCCGAGCGCGAGGATGCCCCACCGGCGCCTACTCCTCGTGTCCAGTGCCACGCCGCCACCCATCGCCACCATCCCAAGATATGAGAACGAGTTCTTACATCCTGGACTTTACTTGGCATGGCTAACGATCACAAGGTCGTTTCAGATCAGCGGGGCGTACCCCGGTTTGATCACCCTGTCGATGATGTCGAGCCGTTGATCGAAATCGAGGAACGCCGACTTCATCGCGTTGATCGTGAACCACTGGAAGTCGGCCCAGCCGTAGCCGAAGGCGTCCGCGAGCGCCGCGAACTCGCTCGACATCGAGCAGCCGCTCATGAGCCGGTTGTCGGTGTTGACGGTCACCCGGAAGCGCAAGCCCGCCAGTAACCCGATCGGATGGTCGGCGATCGACGCGGCAGCCCCCGTCTGGACGTTGGAGGACGGGCAGATCTCCAGCGGGATGCGGCGGTCCCGGACGTAGCCGGCGAGCCGGCCGAGATGGACGGTGCCGTCCGGATCGCGCTTGATGTCGTCCACGATCCGGACACCGTGCCCGAGCCGTTCGGCGCCGCAATGCTGAATCGCCTCCCAAATGGAAGCGAGCCCGAACGCCTCACCGGCGTGAATGGTGAAATGCGCATTGTTCGTCCGCAAATACTCGAATGCGTCGAGGTTACGGGTGGGCGGGAATCCCGCTTCCGGTCCGGCGATGTCGAACCCCGCGACACCCGAGTCGCGGTAACGCACCGCGACCTCGGCGATCTCCTGCGCCCGGGCGTGCTGACGCATCGCACACAGCAAAGTACCCATTCGGATGACTTTCCCCTGCTGGGCGGCGCGACGCTCACCCTCCGCAAACCCCGCCTGGACGGCTTCGACGACCGCGTCCAGGGAGAGCCCGCGCTCGACGAACAGCTCCGGCGCGTACCGCACCTCGGCGTAGGCGACACCGTCCGCCGCGAGGTCCTCGACGCACTCCGCGGCAACCCTGACCAGGGCTTCCTCGGTCTGCATGACCCCGCAGGTGTGGGCGAAGGTCTCCAGGTAGGACTCCAGCGAGCCGGAGTCGGCCGCGTCGCGGAACCACTGGCTCAGCTCGGCGACGTCCGTGGTGGGCAGATCGCGGTATCCGAGGGCGTCGGCGAGTTCGATCACGGTCCCCGGACGGAGTCCTCCGTCGAGGTGATCGTGGAGCAGGACCTTGGGCGCCCGGCGGATGTTTTCCATGGTCAGGGGCGCGGCGGCAGAGGTGTCAGGCATGCTCTGACGGTACTCCGCGGACGGTCACCTACATGGACGCGCGGTGGCAACTCTCAGGCTCCACTCAAGGCTCAGACCGCCACTCGGCCCAACCGCATTCGGCCAGTTGGGGCGGGCTCCTTTACGGGGGCGATACCGACAGCAATTCCGCAATGGTTAAGCTTCGCCCACGTCCCTCTTTCCCCGCCGACGAAGGACACCGAAGTGACCACTGATAACCACATTGGAGCTCCGTCCTTCGACCGGATGCGCAACATGCTGGTGCGTGCGGCCGAAGTCCGCGAGAGCGAGCAGCAGCAGATCTTCGACGCGCTCGACGACATCTACGCGCGGCTTGCCCCGGTCGACTCGCTGGGCGCGGTGCGCAAGCGCCTGTCCGAGCTGCCCGACCGCACCGAGGTCGGCGTTCTCGCCGAGCGTCTCGACGAGGCGATGACGCGGCTGGAGTCGCAGGACAACGCGCTGGCGGACCTCGCGCGTGCGGTGGAGAGCATCGTCGACAAGCTGGCGAAGCCCTTCGCGCAGCTCGACGGTCGTCTGGACGGTGTCGCCGCCCGCTTCGAGGGCGTGGCCGGCCGGATGGACGGGCTCGAGGACAAGCTGGAGAACATCCACCGCCGCCTCGACGACCTGAACGGGCACCTGGACAAGCAGGACGCCAAGCTGGACGCGCTGCCGCAGGCGGTGCACGGCCCGGTGAAGGAGCGCATCGAGATGGCGGAGTCCATCCTGCGCGACCGCGTCGACTCCGGTCTGGGCGAGCTGCGTGAGCGGGTGGACAACGGTGTCGGCGAGCTGCGTGACCGGGTCGAGAGCGGCCTGACCGATCTGCGTGGCCGGGTCGACGAGGCCGAGACCCACAACCGCGAGCGCGTCGAGGCGGCCACGCAGTCGCTGCGCGGGGCGATCGACGAGACCGGCGAGATGCTGGATCCGACCGAGCGGCTGGAAGCGCTGTCTTCGCGGCTGGAGCAGATCAGCGGGCGCCTGGACGACCTGGGCAACCGGATCGACAAGGTCGACGAGGGTGTGGCCGCGCAGTTCGGCGATCTGGGTGGTTCGGTGAAGAGCGGGTTCTCCCGGGTGGAGAGCACGCTGTCCAGCCAGCCCGACACCGATTCGGTGAGTTCGGTGGTGCGCCGCAGCAACGAGGAGTCGGAGCGGCGCATCGGCGGCCAGCTCGACGAGGCGATGGCCACGTTCGCGGAGCTGATGCTCGGCGGTGGCCCGTCCGTGCCGCAGATCGCCCCGCCGCCGCCCGCGCAGCGCCAGCCGCGCCGCGCCCGCAACGGCCGGGCACCGAAGAACGCCGACGTGAAGCCCAAGTCCGACGGCGACGACTCGGACGCCTGAGTTTTTCCGGCCGGAGCCCCGGGCACGCTTGCCGTGCCCGGGGCTTCTCGCGTCTCTAGGCTGCTTCCCATGCTGAGGCTCGGATTCCCGGTGATCGGCGTCGACGACGTGGAGCGCGCGACGACCTTCTGGACAGCCGCACTGAACCTGACCCCGACCGGCGAGTGGGCGAGCGACACCTGGCGCACCCTGAACGACGGCGATCGACGAGTGCTGGCGCTCATGCGGAGCGAGACTCCCGTGCAGTCGCATCCCCGCACGCACCTGGACCTGTTCGTGGACTCGCGGGAGGAGCAGGAGGCCGAGGTGGAGCGCCTGGTGGCCCTCGGCGCGCACCGGGTGGCGTGGGACAGCTACCCGGCAAACCCCGACTTCGTCGTACTGGCCGACCCCGAGGGCAACATCTTCTGCGTGGTCGACCTGAGCCACGCCCCCTCAACCTGAGCCACACCCCCCGCCACGGCCAACACGGCGCCCGCAACAGCAAACACGGCGCCCGCAACGGCAAACACGCCGCTCGGAGCGGCAAACACGCCGCGCCGAGCCGTGTTGGCCGCTCCCGCTGGCGTGTTGGCCGCTCGCGGCAGCGTGTTGGCCCTTCCGGGACCGCCACCCGGCAACGCGAGCCGAACCAAAGACGTGCCCGGACCCAACGCAACCACCTAACGGCCGCCCACGCGCCCAGCGGTCACCCTCGCCGCGCGGAGGCGGCAGCCGAAGGCGACGGGCCAGCTCGTTTTTACTGCGCGTCGCTCACGCGCCTCAGCACCAGGGTTCCGCTGGACGGCGCCGAGTCCGCGACCTCGACGGCCCCGGTCAGGGCTTCCAACGCCCCGCCGACCGCGTCCGCCGTGTCCGTGTGCAGCTCCAGCAGTGGCTGCCCCTGGACGACCGGCTCTCCCGGCTTGACCAGACACCGAACGCCAGCCGCGTGCTGCACCGGATCCTCCCGCCGAGCCCGCCCAGCACCCAGTCGCCAAGCGGCGACACCCACGGCGTAAGCGTCCAAACGGGACAGGTACCCGGACGACCCGGCTTCCACCACGTGGACGTGAGCAGGGCGTGGCAGAGCCGCCGAAGGATCGCCGCCCTGCGCCGCGATCATCCGGCACCACGTCTCGTATGCCTCGCCGGAAGCCAGCACCGCGGCCGGGTCCGCCGACAACCCGGCCAGTGCCAGCATCTCCCGCGCCAGGGCCACCGTCAGCTCGACCACGTCCGCCGGACCGCCGCCCTGCAGGACCTCGACGGCCTCCGCGACCTCCACCGCGTTGCCGACCGCGGCACCCAGCGGTGTCGACATGTCGGTCAACAGCGCCGTCGTCGCCACCTCGTGCGCGGATCCGATCGAAACGAGCGTCCGCGCCAGCTCCAGCGCCTGCTCAGGTGACTTCATGAACGCCCCGGAGCCCGTTTTCACGTCCAGGACGAGACCCGACGCTCCTTCCGCGATCTTCTTGCTCATGATCGAGCTGGCGATCAACGGCACCGACTCGACCGTGCCCGTCACGTCCCGCAGCGCGTACAGCTTCCGGTCCGCCGGCGCCAACCCCGAGGTCGCGGCGCAGATCACCGCGCCGACCGAATTCAACTGCGCGGTGATCTCGTCGACCGACAGCGCGGCCCGCCAGCCCGGGATCGATTCCAGCTTGTCGAGCGTCCCGCCGGTGTGGCCGAGGCCGCGCCCCGACAGCTGGGGCACGGCCGCGCCGCAGGTGGCGACCAGCGGGGCCAGCGGCAGGGTGATTTTGTCACCGACCCCGCCGGTCGAGTGCTTGTCCACCGTCGGCCGGTCCACGCGCAAGGACAACCGCGAACCGGAGTCGATCATCGCGCCGGTCCAGGTGGCCGTCTCGCGGGCGTCCATTCCGCGCAGGAATACCGCCATCGCCAGCGCGGACATCTGCTCCTCCGCCACGTCACCGCGCGTGTAGGCGTCGATGACCCACCGGATCTGCTCGTCGCTGAGCACACCTCCGTCCCGCTTCGCGCGGATGACGTCGACCGCCGCAAACGCTTTCACGGCAGGTCCGCGGGACCGAAGGCGTCCGGCAGCACCGAGGTCATCGGCAGGATTCCGGACGGGGTGTCCACCAGGCACGAACCGCCGCCCAGCTCGAACAGGATCTGACGGCAGCGGCCGCACGGCATCAGCAGATCACCGGCACCGGACCGGCACGCCACCGCCGTCAGACGGCCGCCGCCGGAGAGCCGCAGCTGCCCGGCCATCGTGCATTCCGCGCACAACCCGACGCCGTAGGAGGCGTTTTCCACGTTGCACCCGGTCACGACCCGGCCGTCGTCCACCAGCCCCGCGACGCCGACGTGCAGCCCCGAGTAGGGCGCGTACGCGCTCTTCGCCGCCAGCACGGCCCGGGCACGCAGCGCCTCCCAGTCGATCCCGCTCATCAATCCCCCTCGCCGCGGCGATATCGCATGCCGCCGGCCTTGGGCGGTCGCAATCGTTGCGAGGCCACCGCGAGCACGATCAACGTCACCACGTGCGCGGTGTACGGGGTCAGCTCGCTCGGCAGCGAATCGTTGGACCAGTAGATCCAGTACAGGATCCCGGCCCCGACGACACCGAGCGCCGCCGCGATCCACTGCCGCCGGATCAGCTGCACCACGACGATCACGAACAGCAGCAGCACCACGCCGTACAGCAGCGCGAGCACCGCCGTGCCACCGCCGGAGAGCTGCAGACCGTCCGCGTACCCGAACAGCGCCGCACCGCCGAGCAGTCCGCCCGGCCGCCAGTTGCCGAAGATCATCGCGGCCAGACCGATGTACCCGCGGCCGTTGGTCTGGTTCTCCAGGTAGCCGCCGCCGCCCTGCAGCAGCACCAGCGAGGCACCACCCATGCCGGCCAGCCCGCCGGAGATCAGCACGCCCAGGTACTTGTGCGCGTACACGTTGATCCCCAGCGACTCGGCCGCCACCGGGTTCTCGCCGCACGACCGCAGCCGCAGCCCGAGCCGCGTCCGCCACAGCACCAGGTAGCTCACCGGCACCAGCAGGATCGCGATCATCGTCAGCGGCGCCACTCCGGTGACCAGCCCGTTGAGCAGGCCGGCCGCGTCCGAGATGAACACCCGCTGCTGGTCTTCCAGATCGGTGAGCCAGTCCGACAGGAACGTCGCCGAGTAGGTGTCGAACGTCGGCACCGTCGGCGACTGCCGCGGATTGCCGGACAGCGGTTCGAAGATCAGCGTCGCCAGGTACTTCGCGATACCGAGCCCGAGCAGGTTGATCGCCACACCGGACACGATGTGGTTGACGCCGAACGTGACCGTCGCGATCGCGTGCAGCAGACCGCCCAGCGCACCGAACACGATCGCCGCGCCAAGGCCCGCCCACGGGCCGCCGTAGTAGGCGCCCCACGCCGCACCCCAGGTGCCGAGGATCATCATGCCCTCGAGCCCGATGTTGACCACACCGCCGCGCTCCGACCACAGACCGCCGAGCGCGCACAGCAGGATCGGCAACGCCAGCCGCAGCGCGGTCTGCGCGGTGTTCGTCGAGGTCAGCGTGTTGACCCCGGTGAAGTACGACGCGGTGGACAGCACCGCGACGATCCCGACCGCCCAGACGATCCCGCGTGCCCAGCCGGGGATCCGGCGCTTGCGCGGCGTCGGCGGCACCGTCAGCGCCGTCGTCTCCGTCGCGAGACTCATACCGCTCCCCCTTCACTGACCGAGCCGGGACGGCCCCCGGACAACGCGCGCCCGACGCGGCGCTGCGCGGCGGCCAGGTCGGCCCGCTTCACGATTTCGTAGGCCACGACGACCGACAGCACGATGGCGCCCTGCATGATCGTCGCGATCTCCTTCGGCACGTCGACCTGTTCCAGTGACACCGCCGACTTGTCCAGGAACGCCCACAGCAGCGCGCCGAGCGCGATCCCGCCGGGGTGGTTGCGGCCCAGCAGCGCGACCGCGATGCCGGTGAAGCCGTAGCCCTGGGTGGAGGTGATGGCGTAGGTGTAGTCGCGGCCGACCAGCTCCGGGATGGCGACCAGTCCGGCCACCGCGCCGGAGAGCAGCATCGCGATCAGTGTCATCTTCTTCGCGTTGACGCCGCCCGCGGCGGCCGCCGTGGTCGACTCGCCGCTGGCCCGCAGCTCGAACCCGAAGCGGGTCCGGTTGAGCATGAACCAGTACGCGAACCCGATGACCGCGGCGATGATCACGAACCCGAACATCTCGCCGCCGCCGATCGGGATGTTCGGCACCCGCCCGGACGGCGCGATCTCCTCGGTCTTGAGGTTGTTCCCGGTCAGCACCCCGAACTGGTCGGGGTTGATCAGGAACGCCACGATGCCGCCGACGACCGCGTTGAGCATGATCGTCGAGATGACCTCGCTGACCCCGCGGGTCACCTTGAGGATCGCGGGCACCGCCGCGTAGAGCGCGCCGGCGAGCGCGGCCACCACGATGATGAACACGACGTGGATCACCGGCGGCAGCGCGAACGCCCCGCCGACGATCGCGGCCACCACACCGGCGAAGCGGTACTGGCCCTCGACACCGATGTTGAACAGGTTCATCTGGAAGCCGATGGCGACCGCGAGCCCGGACAGGTAGTAGACGACCGACAGGTTCACCGTGTCCACGGCGGTCGTGCCCTTGAAGAGCTGGCCGATCATGGTGCCGTAGGCCTGCAGCGGATCGGATCCGGAGATCAGCAGCGCGATCGAGCAGATCAGCACCGAGAACACGATCGCCAGCAGGGGCGGCAGCACCTTGGTGCGCCAGGAGGTCACGCGGCTTCCTCCGCTCCGGTCATGGCCGAGCCCAGTTCCGTCGGCGTGACGGTGGCGGGGTCGGCTTCGCTCACGAGACGTCCGCGCAGCATGACGCGGATGGTGTCGGACAGGCCGATCAGCTCGTCGAGGTCGGCGGAGATCAGCAGCACCGCGAGGCCGTTGTGCCTGGCCTGGCGGATCTGTTCCCAGATCAGCGCCTGCGCGCCGACGTCGACACCGCGGGTGGGGTGCGAGGCGATCAGCAGCGCGGGTTCGCCGGACAGTTCGCGGCCGACGACCAGCTTTTGCTGGTTCCCGCCGGACAGCGCCGCCGCGGGCACCTCGATGCCGGGTGTCCGGACGTCGTAGTCGGAGACGATCCGTTCGGTGTCCTTGCGGGCGCCCGCGATGTCGAGCAGCTGGCCCTTCGCGACCGGGCGCCGGGTCTGGTGGCCGAGAATCCGGTTGGCCCACAACGGTTGCGTCAGCAGCAGCCCGTGCCGGGTGCGGTCCTCGGGTACGTACCCGATGCCTGCCTCGCGCCGGGCGAGCGTGCCCAGACCGGTCAGGGCACGCGCGGTGCCGTCGGGGCCGACCAGCTCGATCGAACCGCCGCCCGCCTTGCGCATGCCCATGATCGTTTCGACCAGCTCGGTCTGACCGTTGCCCTCGACACCGGCGATGCCCAGCACCTCACCGGCGTGCACGGTGAAGGTGATGTCGGAGAGGATCGCACGGGCGGTGTCATCGGGACCTTCGGCGACCAGCCGCAGGCCCGAAACCCGCAGCACATCGCGATCGGTGACGGTGGACTCGCGGGTCTCCGGGCTCGGCAGCTCCGAGCCGACCATCATCTCGGCCAGCTCCCGCGAGGAGATCTTCTTCGGGTCGGCCGTGCCGACCGTGGTGCCCCGCCGGATCACGGTGACCGAGTCGGCGATCGCGCGCACCTCGTCCAGCTTGTGCGAGATGAAGATGAAGGTGAAGCCCTGCGACTGCATGCCGCGCACCGTCTCGAACAGCGCGTCGACCTCCTGCGGCACCAGCACCGCGGTCGGCTCGTCGAGGATGACGATCCGCGCGCCGCGGTAGAGCACCTTCATGATCTCGACGCGCTGCCGGTCGGCGACACCGAGCGTCTCGACCAGCGCGTCCAGCGGCGCGGACAGGCCGACCTGCTTCTCCAGCTCGGCCAGCTGCACGCGGGCGGCGCGGCCGATGCCGTTGAGTTTCTCGGCACCGAGCAGGACGTTCTCCCGCACGGTCAGGTTGTCGGCGAGCATGAAGTGCTGGTGCACCATGCCGATCCCGGCGCGGATCGCGTCCTGCGGGTTGCGCAGCCGGATCTGCTCGCCGTTGATCGTGATCGTGCCCTCGTCCGGCGGCTGCATGCCGTAGAGGATCTTCATCAGGGTGGACTTGCCCGCCCCGTTCTCGCCGCAGATGGCGTGGACCTCGCCGGACGCCACGGTCAGGTTGACGTCGGAGTTGGCGACCACGCCGGGAAAGCGCTTCGTGATGCCGCGCAGCTCGACGGCCGGTGGTGAGTTGGTCATGAGACCCCCGGAAACGGCGTACGGGGCCCGGGAGGGGTCACCCTCCCGAGCCCCGGACGCGGCTGATGCTGGTTACTTCTGCGGTGTGGTCGGGACGTTGATCGAGCCCGCGATGATCGCCTGCTTGTAGCCGTCGAGCTGCGGCTTGATGTCGTCGACCTGCCCACCGGAGGTGGAGTAGCCGACACCGTCCACCGACAGGTCGAACCGCTTCGGCAGTTCGGCCAGCTTGCCGCCCGCCAGCGCCTGGATGTAGTCGTACACGGCCACGTCGACCCGCTTGAGCATGGAGGTCATGATGACGTCCTTGTACTCGGCGACGGTCGACTGGTTGTACTGGTCGGAGTCGACCCCGATGGCCAGGCCCTTGGCCGCGCTCGCGGCCTGGAACACACCCTTGCCGGAGGCACCGGCCGCCTGGTAG containing:
- a CDS encoding ABC transporter ATP-binding protein, whose amino-acid sequence is MTNSPPAVELRGITKRFPGVVANSDVNLTVASGEVHAICGENGAGKSTLMKILYGMQPPDEGTITINGEQIRLRNPQDAIRAGIGMVHQHFMLADNLTVRENVLLGAEKLNGIGRAARVQLAELEKQVGLSAPLDALVETLGVADRQRVEIMKVLYRGARIVILDEPTAVLVPQEVDALFETVRGMQSQGFTFIFISHKLDEVRAIADSVTVIRRGTTVGTADPKKISSRELAEMMVGSELPSPETRESTVTDRDVLRVSGLRLVAEGPDDTARAILSDITFTVHAGEVLGIAGVEGNGQTELVETIMGMRKAGGGSIELVGPDGTARALTGLGTLARREAGIGYVPEDRTRHGLLLTQPLWANRILGHQTRRPVAKGQLLDIAGARKDTERIVSDYDVRTPGIEVPAAALSGGNQQKLVVGRELSGEPALLIASHPTRGVDVGAQALIWEQIRQARHNGLAVLLISADLDELIGLSDTIRVMLRGRLVSEADPATVTPTELGSAMTGAEEAA